A portion of the Clostridium gelidum genome contains these proteins:
- a CDS encoding N-acetylmannosamine-6-phosphate 2-epimerase, protein MKGRDNLNDIKNKLIVSCQALQDEPLHSSFIMGRMALAAKEGGASGIRANTKEDILEIKLNVDLPIIGIVKKDYVDSEVYITTTMAEVEELVEANVDIIALDATSSTRPNNVNLDEFFLKIKQKYPNVLLMADCSNYEEAVHADELGFDFIGTTLVGYTKQSKGIQVEENDFQLIRKILANVTKPVIAEGNIDTPEKARRVLELGCYSVVVGSIITRPQLITKKFTNEINKIGV, encoded by the coding sequence ATGAAAGGGCGTGATAACTTGAATGATATAAAAAACAAACTAATAGTATCCTGTCAAGCTTTACAGGATGAGCCATTACATTCTTCATTTATAATGGGAAGGATGGCACTAGCAGCTAAAGAAGGTGGCGCTTCGGGAATTAGGGCTAATACAAAAGAAGACATACTAGAGATTAAACTAAATGTTGATTTACCTATTATTGGCATAGTAAAAAAGGATTATGTTGACAGTGAAGTATATATTACTACAACTATGGCTGAAGTTGAAGAGTTAGTAGAGGCAAATGTTGATATTATAGCGCTTGATGCTACAAGTTCTACAAGACCTAATAATGTGAATTTAGATGAATTTTTTTTAAAAATTAAGCAAAAGTATCCTAATGTATTGTTGATGGCTGATTGCTCAAATTATGAAGAAGCAGTACATGCTGATGAATTGGGTTTCGATTTTATTGGAACCACACTAGTAGGATATACAAAACAAAGTAAAGGTATACAAGTAGAGGAAAATGATTTTCAATTAATAAGAAAAATATTAGCTAATGTTACAAAACCTGTAATAGCTGAGGGAAACATAGACACGCCTGAAAAAGCACGTCGTGTTTTGGAATTAGGATGTTATAGTGTTGTAGTAGGTTCAATTATTACTAGGCCACAATTAATTACAAAAAAATTTACGAATGAAATAAATAAGATAGGGGTGTAG
- a CDS encoding PTS sugar transporter subunit IIB, with the protein MKKILLVCNAGMSTSVLVVKMEKVAKQKDLDCKIWAVSSSEANNLSEDVDVVLIGPQLKFAINEIKKIFPSQPVAVINMRTYGMMDGEGALNQALELLK; encoded by the coding sequence ATGAAAAAAATTTTATTAGTTTGTAACGCAGGAATGTCAACATCTGTTTTAGTTGTGAAAATGGAAAAGGTAGCCAAGCAAAAGGATCTTGATTGTAAAATTTGGGCTGTTTCAAGTTCGGAGGCTAACAATCTTAGCGAGGATGTAGATGTGGTACTAATAGGACCACAATTGAAGTTTGCTATTAATGAAATTAAAAAGATATTTCCAAGTCAACCAGTGGCTGTAATTAATATGAGAACATATGGAATGATGGATGGAGAGGGTGCTTTAAACCAAGCACTTGAATTATTAAAATGA
- a CDS encoding PTS sugar transporter subunit IIC, whose protein sequence is MMDKIERIFLPIANKLSANKYLSAIRDGFIAILSIMIAGSFFTLINNVIIGPNGITNKLFGNPLTGLLQLGNAIVPATMSIMAILLTFTTAKSLCEHYKEDTSIIPAIAVVVLFILMPIKFDDSLKIEYINTFYTGASAMFMAFMAAIVTVEIIRALSKIDAITIKMPESVPPAIARSFNKLIPIIITLVIFGSIRMITNSFELPMNDLIIKLIQTPFTNIVTSKVGLLIVYLLYMIIWGLGIHSAFIFGPLLEPIYLTSLTQNMDALKAGHAMQAIITKPFIDSVAFMGGAGNMIALVIAIFIVSRREEFRAIAKIGFAPALFNISEPLMFGLPVVMNPILIIPMVLSTFAGLIIGYVATVIGFMQHTYILIPWTTPPILGAFFSTGGDFKAAFVSLIIIGVSVMIYIPFVVVTNKQKVEINE, encoded by the coding sequence ATGATGGATAAAATAGAAAGAATATTTCTACCAATTGCAAATAAATTATCAGCAAATAAGTATTTGTCAGCTATTAGGGATGGGTTTATTGCTATTCTTTCAATTATGATTGCAGGTTCGTTTTTCACACTAATAAATAATGTTATAATTGGTCCAAATGGTATAACTAATAAATTATTTGGAAATCCTTTAACAGGGTTACTACAATTGGGTAATGCTATAGTTCCAGCAACTATGTCAATTATGGCTATTTTGCTTACTTTTACTACAGCAAAATCACTTTGTGAACACTATAAAGAAGATACATCAATTATACCAGCCATTGCAGTAGTGGTATTATTCATTTTAATGCCAATAAAATTTGATGATAGCCTAAAGATTGAATATATTAATACATTCTATACTGGTGCATCAGCTATGTTTATGGCATTTATGGCAGCAATCGTAACAGTTGAAATTATAAGAGCACTATCAAAAATTGATGCAATAACTATTAAAATGCCAGAGAGTGTTCCACCTGCAATAGCAAGGTCATTTAATAAGTTAATACCAATTATAATTACTTTAGTTATTTTTGGATCAATCAGAATGATAACAAACAGCTTTGAATTGCCAATGAATGATTTGATTATTAAATTAATTCAGACACCATTTACAAACATTGTTACATCAAAAGTTGGTTTATTAATAGTATACTTATTATATATGATAATATGGGGACTAGGTATTCATTCGGCATTTATTTTTGGACCACTTCTAGAACCTATTTATCTAACTTCTCTTACACAAAATATGGATGCCTTAAAAGCAGGGCATGCTATGCAAGCTATTATTACTAAACCTTTTATTGATTCTGTTGCATTTATGGGTGGAGCAGGAAATATGATAGCTTTAGTTATAGCAATATTTATTGTATCACGTAGAGAAGAATTTCGTGCTATAGCTAAGATTGGTTTTGCCCCTGCATTGTTTAATATATCTGAACCACTTATGTTTGGGTTACCAGTAGTTATGAATCCGATTTTAATTATTCCTATGGTTTTATCTACCTTTGCGGGCTTAATTATTGGGTACGTAGCTACGGTTATTGGCTTTATGCAACATACATATATTCTAATCCCATGGACAACTCCACCAATTTTAGGTGCATTCTTTTCAACCGGTGGAGATTTTAAAGCAGCTTTTGTATCACTTATAATAATCGGGGTTTCTGTAATGATTTATATTCCATTTGTTGTAGTTACAAATAAGCAAAAGGTAGAAATAAATGAATAA
- a CDS encoding ROK family protein, with the protein MRNFMVFDIGGSSTKWSIIDEAGEFNESGKFGCPSTAEEFFGELIKITSEMKVKHDVKGIAISAPGAVDSETGVIGGLSAIPYIHGPNFKEVLKKTTNLDVEIENDANCAALGECWLGAGKENKDLAFVVCGTGIGGAIVKDKKIHGGIHKHGGEFGYCSVICELDGEPKFTSWSKSGSTTALAKKVAKLKGLEEDRIDGVEVFELCNKGDEIAIQEVNKYYFTMAVGIYNIQYTFDPEVIILGGAISEREDYVEEINKRLDIMMNSGLEGTIKPVLKTCKYGNDANKLGALCNYLQREKII; encoded by the coding sequence ATGCGAAATTTTATGGTTTTTGATATTGGTGGAAGTTCTACTAAATGGTCTATAATTGATGAAGCAGGAGAATTTAATGAAAGTGGTAAATTTGGTTGTCCAAGTACAGCAGAAGAATTTTTCGGTGAATTAATTAAAATAACAAGTGAAATGAAAGTAAAACATGATGTTAAAGGAATTGCCATAAGTGCACCAGGTGCAGTAGATAGTGAAACAGGAGTAATTGGAGGATTAAGTGCTATTCCATATATACATGGACCGAATTTTAAAGAAGTTTTAAAGAAAACTACCAATTTAGATGTAGAGATTGAAAATGATGCTAATTGTGCAGCACTTGGAGAATGTTGGCTTGGGGCTGGTAAAGAAAACAAAGATTTAGCATTTGTTGTATGTGGAACAGGAATAGGTGGAGCTATAGTTAAAGACAAAAAGATTCATGGTGGAATTCACAAGCATGGTGGAGAATTTGGTTATTGTTCAGTAATCTGTGAATTAGATGGAGAACCTAAGTTTACTAGTTGGAGTAAATCAGGATCGACTACAGCGTTAGCAAAAAAAGTAGCAAAATTAAAAGGCTTAGAAGAAGATAGGATTGATGGTGTTGAAGTCTTTGAATTATGTAATAAAGGTGATGAAATTGCAATTCAAGAAGTAAATAAGTATTATTTTACTATGGCAGTAGGTATATATAATATTCAATATACATTTGATCCAGAAGTTATCATATTAGGTGGTGCAATAAGTGAAAGAGAAGATTATGTTGAAGAAATAAATAAGAGATTAGATATAATGATGAATAGTGGACTGGAAGGAACGATAAAGCCAGTTTTAAAAACATGTAAATATGGAAATGATGCAAATAAATTAGGGGCATTATGTAACTATCTTCAAAGAGAAAAAATAATTTAG
- a CDS encoding HAD-IIB family hydrolase, translated as MNKVLCFDLDGTLINDKNEIIGGEGTIHALKKLQNIGYKLVVSTGRLEHDIYYINNRYDLKLNYAISQNGAVINKNKELNAKLLDKDEALNIYEYLKTTDLRVELNTVSNRYWHTDRDPDFPKEYYDSSNIVHDFRNVIEYQPAVLFLVIGESDKIKVVQEHINSNYNKVKAIRTSDSSLEILSEGISKGNTVVELFPNSEIISIGDSENDFSMFELSKKSYYVGKGSCNKATYNFSSIYEALKQIIKGEENGQ; from the coding sequence ATGAATAAAGTATTATGTTTTGATTTAGATGGAACCTTGATTAATGATAAAAATGAAATTATAGGTGGAGAAGGAACAATACATGCTCTTAAAAAGTTGCAAAATATAGGATATAAATTAGTAGTTAGTACAGGTAGATTAGAACACGATATTTATTATATTAATAACAGATATGATTTAAAGCTTAATTATGCTATTTCTCAAAATGGAGCAGTGATTAATAAAAATAAGGAATTAAATGCTAAACTTTTGGATAAGGATGAAGCACTAAATATTTATGAATATTTAAAAACTACAGATTTAAGAGTAGAATTAAATACTGTAAGTAATAGATATTGGCATACAGATCGTGATCCGGATTTCCCAAAAGAATATTATGATTCATCAAATATAGTACATGATTTCAGAAATGTTATTGAATATCAGCCCGCTGTTTTATTTTTAGTAATAGGTGAAAGTGATAAAATAAAAGTTGTACAAGAACACATTAATTCAAATTATAATAAAGTAAAAGCTATAAGGACTTCAGATTCTTCGCTAGAGATTCTCTCCGAAGGAATTTCTAAAGGGAATACAGTAGTTGAGCTGTTTCCAAATTCAGAAATCATCTCTATTGGAGATTCAGAAAATGATTTTTCTATGTTTGAGTTATCAAAGAAATCTTATTACGTAGGAAAAGGTTCTTGTAACAAAGCCACTTATAATTTTAGTTCAATCTACGAAGCATTAAAACAAATTATCAAGGGGGAAGAAAATGGACAGTAA
- a CDS encoding PTS lactose/cellobiose transporter subunit IIA gives MDSNEQIAFNIIANSGSAKSLYMEVLNKCEVEEFDSIDDMFKEAEEYLIVAHKTHTELIQKEARGEETKFSLLLMHAEDQLMQTETMKVIAQKFYKLYKKGL, from the coding sequence ATGGACAGTAATGAACAAATTGCCTTTAATATAATAGCCAATAGTGGATCAGCAAAATCTCTATATATGGAGGTTTTAAACAAATGTGAAGTAGAAGAATTTGATTCTATTGATGATATGTTTAAAGAAGCCGAAGAGTATTTGATAGTAGCACATAAAACTCATACCGAGTTAATCCAAAAGGAAGCTAGGGGAGAGGAAACAAAATTTTCATTGCTTTTAATGCATGCAGAAGACCAATTAATGCAGACTGAAACAATGAAAGTAATTGCTCAAAAATTTTATAAATTATATAAGAAGGGGTTATAA
- a CDS encoding prephenate dehydrogenase — MKIVVVGLGVIGGSFTMALKEAGYDEVYGIDINEESLKKAKNLGLIKEGFTNGQEIVKNADFIIISLYPRLVKQFIIDNKDNFKDGAVITDATGIKKLFIEDIVKILPENIDFVFGHPMAGREKKGIDFASSTVFKGANYILTPVARNKEENLNMIEELVYKIGFKRVKRITPEYHDEMIGFTSQLPHSLAVALVNSDVEGRETGSFIGDSYRDLTRIANINEDLWSELFLGNKTNLLKSIENFETELDKIKDAIENDDKEALKEIFIKSTKRREKL, encoded by the coding sequence ATGAAAATAGTAGTTGTAGGTCTTGGAGTAATTGGAGGCTCATTTACCATGGCGTTGAAAGAAGCAGGGTATGATGAGGTATATGGAATAGATATTAATGAGGAATCGCTCAAAAAGGCTAAGAACCTTGGATTAATAAAAGAGGGCTTTACAAATGGGCAAGAGATTGTTAAAAATGCAGATTTTATAATTATATCTTTATATCCTAGATTAGTTAAACAATTTATTATTGATAATAAAGATAACTTCAAAGATGGTGCAGTAATAACAGATGCAACTGGTATTAAAAAACTGTTTATTGAAGACATAGTAAAAATATTACCTGAAAATATTGACTTCGTTTTTGGACATCCAATGGCAGGAAGAGAAAAGAAGGGGATAGATTTTGCAAGCAGTACAGTTTTTAAAGGTGCAAATTATATTTTAACTCCAGTAGCTAGAAATAAAGAAGAAAATTTAAACATGATAGAAGAGTTAGTTTATAAAATTGGATTTAAAAGAGTTAAAAGAATAACTCCTGAATATCATGATGAAATGATTGGATTTACAAGCCAACTTCCACATTCATTAGCTGTGGCATTAGTTAACAGTGATGTAGAAGGAAGAGAAACTGGAAGCTTTATTGGAGACAGCTATAGAGATTTAACAAGAATAGCTAATATAAATGAAGATCTTTGGAGTGAACTTTTCCTGGGAAATAAGACGAATTTGCTCAAAAGTATAGAAAATTTCGAAACAGAGCTAGATAAAATAAAAGATGCAATAGAGAATGATGATAAAGAAGCACTTAAAGAAATATTTATAAAGTCAACTAAGAGACGCGAAAAATTATAA
- a CDS encoding glycoside hydrolase family 1 protein, translating into MSLQFKFPENFWWGSATSGPQSEGRFNKKHDSVFDHWFDIEPEAFFDGVGPDVASNFYNSHKEDLALVKETGLNSFRTSIQWTRLIKDFETGEVDEDGVRFYNAVIDECIENNMIPVMNLHHFDLPVELYNKYGGWESKHVVDLFVLFAKKCFELFGDRVKHWTTFNEPMVVVEGEYLYQFHYPKLVDGKKAVQVMFNLNLASAKVIKAYREMGCNKDGGKIGIVLNLTPAYPRSNSEEDMKASEIADSYFNTSFLDPAIKGHFPEILLEILEKDNVMWESTEEELEIIKNNTIDFLGVNYYQPRRVKAKESEIDKSKGWMPDEYFDNYEMPGRRMNPYRGWEIYPQCIYDIGINIRDNYNNIPWYISENGMGVEGEEKYINAEGVIEDDYRIDFYKEHLKYLHKGISEGSNCFGYHTWTPIDCWSWSNAYKNRYGFIAVDLATQKKTIKKSGKWIKEVAQNNGF; encoded by the coding sequence ATGAGTTTACAATTTAAATTCCCAGAAAATTTTTGGTGGGGATCAGCAACATCAGGTCCACAAAGTGAAGGTAGATTTAACAAAAAACATGATAGTGTATTTGATCATTGGTTTGATATAGAGCCAGAAGCATTTTTTGATGGAGTTGGCCCTGATGTAGCATCAAATTTTTATAATAGTCATAAGGAAGATTTAGCATTAGTAAAGGAAACAGGATTAAATAGTTTCAGGACATCAATTCAATGGACTAGATTAATAAAAGATTTTGAAACTGGTGAAGTAGATGAAGATGGAGTAAGATTTTATAATGCAGTAATTGATGAATGTATTGAAAATAACATGATTCCAGTTATGAATTTACATCACTTTGATTTACCGGTTGAATTATATAACAAGTATGGTGGATGGGAATCTAAACATGTAGTAGATTTATTTGTACTATTTGCTAAGAAGTGTTTCGAATTATTTGGAGATAGAGTTAAGCACTGGACTACATTTAATGAACCTATGGTAGTTGTTGAAGGAGAGTATTTATATCAATTCCATTATCCTAAATTGGTTGATGGTAAGAAGGCTGTTCAAGTAATGTTCAACTTAAATCTAGCATCAGCAAAAGTAATCAAAGCTTATAGAGAAATGGGCTGTAATAAGGATGGTGGAAAAATAGGAATAGTACTTAATTTAACACCTGCATATCCAAGATCAAATAGTGAAGAAGATATGAAAGCCTCTGAAATAGCTGATAGTTATTTCAATACTTCGTTCTTAGATCCAGCAATTAAAGGACATTTCCCTGAAATACTTCTTGAAATATTAGAAAAAGACAATGTTATGTGGGAATCAACTGAAGAAGAATTAGAAATCATTAAAAATAATACAATAGATTTCTTAGGAGTAAATTACTATCAACCAAGAAGAGTGAAGGCAAAGGAATCTGAAATTGATAAGTCAAAGGGATGGATGCCAGATGAATACTTTGATAATTATGAAATGCCAGGAAGAAGAATGAATCCTTATAGAGGGTGGGAAATATATCCACAATGTATATATGACATTGGAATTAACATAAGAGATAATTACAACAACATCCCTTGGTATATTTCTGAAAATGGTATGGGTGTTGAAGGCGAAGAAAAATATATAAATGCTGAAGGTGTAATAGAAGATGATTATAGAATTGATTTTTATAAAGAACATTTAAAATATCTTCATAAGGGAATAAGTGAAGGTTCTAACTGTTTTGGATACCATACATGGACTCCTATTGATTGTTGGTCATGGTCTAATGCGTATAAAAACAGATATGGATTTATTGCTGTAGATTTAGCAACTCAAAAGAAAACTATTAAGAAATCAGGAAAATGGATTAAAGAAGTTGCACAAAATAATGGATTTTAG